The Peribacillus sp. FSL E2-0218 genome contains a region encoding:
- a CDS encoding transcription antiterminator: MSGFIVEKVLNNNVVIATHPSYGEVVSIGKGIGFNRKKGEELSPQLFDKTFVLKDVKEQESYKKLLPQIDQNLQAAIIESIHLINDRVSGKLNEHIHVGLTDHLLFALQRVSQGMTIKNPFLKETITLYPFEHDIAVDVIDLIQDKTGIGLPQGEIGFITLHIHSAIANKDLSEVNQHSQLIYHLIQVVEEQLGVRINKESIDYSRLVRHLRFMVDRVLAGEKVDEPEKIALLLKEEYPLCYNISWKLIKIMQRKLGKPVCDAEAVYLTMHIQRLQKKIK; encoded by the coding sequence ATGAGCGGTTTTATCGTTGAAAAGGTATTGAACAATAACGTGGTGATTGCCACGCATCCGTCGTATGGCGAAGTGGTTTCGATCGGGAAAGGCATAGGCTTCAACAGAAAGAAAGGCGAGGAGTTAAGTCCGCAACTTTTTGATAAGACATTTGTTCTAAAAGATGTTAAGGAGCAGGAAAGTTACAAAAAACTTTTGCCGCAGATCGACCAGAATCTCCAAGCTGCCATTATAGAATCCATTCATCTTATTAATGATCGAGTGTCGGGAAAGCTCAATGAACATATACATGTCGGATTAACTGATCATTTATTGTTCGCCCTTCAGCGTGTTTCACAAGGAATGACTATCAAAAACCCATTTTTGAAAGAAACGATAACCCTCTATCCTTTTGAGCACGATATCGCCGTCGATGTCATCGATTTAATTCAAGACAAGACAGGAATCGGCCTGCCGCAAGGAGAAATCGGATTCATAACGCTTCATATCCATAGTGCAATAGCCAACAAGGACTTATCGGAAGTCAATCAGCATTCGCAATTAATCTATCATCTCATACAAGTGGTGGAAGAGCAGCTCGGGGTACGGATAAACAAAGAGAGCATCGACTATTCCCGCCTGGTCCGTCATCTAAGATTCATGGTAGATAGGGTCCTCGCAGGGGAAAAAGTGGATGAGCCAGAAAAAATCGCTTTGCTATTGAAAGAAGAATATCCTTTGTGCTACAATATCTCATGGAAGCTAATAAAAATTATGCAAAGGAAATTAGGCAAGCCGGTTTGTGATGCGGAAGCTGTCTATTTAACGATGCATATTCAACGATTACAAAAGAAAATAAAATAA
- the aroD gene encoding type I 3-dehydroquinate dehydratase — MQTITIKDVTIGEGVPKIIVPLMATTEKELLKEVETVHALAPDIIEWRADVYEEVENLAAVAEMIAKLKRALPRTLLLFTFRSHKEGGNKEITDELYFRLLHTAIRTKAIDLVDVELFFEESKVKETVKIAEDNGVYVIMCNHDFDKTPEKEEIIYRLRKMQEFGAHIPKIAVMPQSVGDLLVLLDATHTMKTKYADRPFITMSMSGTGLVSRLAGAVFGSACTFGAGKEASAPGQIPVSQLRSVLEIIDQNI; from the coding sequence ATGCAAACCATCACCATCAAAGACGTAACGATTGGAGAAGGAGTTCCAAAGATCATCGTTCCATTAATGGCGACAACAGAAAAAGAGCTGCTTAAAGAAGTTGAAACGGTACATGCGCTAGCGCCGGATATCATTGAATGGCGAGCAGACGTTTATGAAGAGGTTGAAAATTTGGCGGCTGTTGCAGAAATGATTGCTAAGCTTAAGCGTGCACTACCTAGAACCCTGCTTCTGTTCACTTTCAGAAGCCATAAAGAAGGCGGCAACAAGGAAATCACTGATGAGCTTTATTTTCGACTGCTTCATACAGCCATCAGAACAAAGGCTATTGACCTTGTTGATGTAGAGTTGTTTTTTGAAGAATCGAAAGTAAAAGAGACAGTGAAGATAGCAGAAGATAATGGGGTCTACGTAATAATGTGTAATCATGATTTCGATAAGACACCGGAAAAAGAAGAAATCATTTACCGACTGCGTAAGATGCAGGAATTTGGGGCCCATATTCCGAAAATCGCCGTAATGCCCCAAAGTGTTGGTGATTTACTTGTTTTATTGGATGCCACCCATACGATGAAAACAAAATATGCCGACCGGCCGTTCATAACGATGTCTATGTCGGGTACTGGTTTGGTCAGTCGATTAGCGGGTGCGGTGTTTGGATCTGCTTGTACCTTTGGGGCTGGAAAAGAAGCATCTGCTCCGGGACAAATACCGGTGAGCCAATTAAGAAGTGTACTGGAAATCATTGATCAAAATATTTAA
- a CDS encoding MFS transporter: protein MKNPFIKMATGLYISYFILGMINIIIGSNMKNLSEQLNTSASGISYLVSAIGIGKLVSLFFAGRLSDKLGRKPFVVAASFIYLIFLVGIPLAPNYTLAFIFAICAGIANSFLDAGTYPALIEAFQKKAGSATVLIKAFVSVGAALLPFIMAFFIARDMFYGYTFFLMAAVYLVNGFFLLKVSFPNHKAPMENQGEEQAATVQGQFLSKPKFAQEGLAVILLGFTSTALFMLVQVWLPNFGQEVLGLTQAKAVQLLSYYSIGSLVSVILLAVLLNKVIRPITVMIIYPIIAALSLLALIYIQQPFMTILSTFLIGLSTAGVFQLAMTIITEFFPAKKGTITSYVNIAASSAFIIIPFITGIISKSAGLTAVFLFDVAIAIISIILAVFVSYRYKKVIKVPGN, encoded by the coding sequence ATGAAGAATCCATTTATTAAAATGGCAACAGGTTTATATATTAGCTATTTTATTTTAGGTATGATCAATATCATTATCGGGTCGAATATGAAAAATTTATCGGAGCAATTGAATACGAGTGCTTCAGGTATTAGTTACTTGGTCTCCGCAATAGGAATCGGTAAGTTGGTTTCATTGTTTTTTGCCGGCAGGTTGTCGGATAAATTAGGAAGGAAGCCATTTGTAGTTGCTGCATCTTTTATTTATTTAATCTTCCTCGTAGGCATTCCTTTGGCTCCAAACTATACATTGGCATTCATATTCGCGATATGTGCCGGTATTGCCAACTCATTTTTAGACGCTGGTACGTACCCTGCACTTATTGAAGCGTTTCAAAAGAAAGCGGGCTCGGCTACTGTATTGATAAAAGCTTTCGTCTCCGTTGGGGCGGCCCTGCTTCCATTCATCATGGCATTCTTCATCGCCAGGGATATGTTTTATGGCTATACATTCTTCTTGATGGCTGCTGTATATCTCGTGAATGGATTTTTCTTGCTTAAGGTTTCATTCCCAAACCATAAAGCGCCTATGGAAAACCAAGGTGAAGAACAAGCTGCAACGGTGCAAGGCCAGTTCCTTTCAAAACCTAAGTTTGCCCAGGAAGGATTGGCGGTCATCCTTTTAGGATTTACATCAACGGCTTTATTCATGCTTGTACAAGTATGGCTGCCGAATTTCGGACAAGAAGTATTGGGGTTAACCCAAGCCAAGGCTGTTCAACTGCTTAGTTACTATAGCATCGGGTCCCTCGTTTCCGTCATTTTATTGGCAGTACTGTTGAATAAGGTAATAAGACCAATTACCGTCATGATCATTTATCCTATTATAGCTGCATTATCTTTATTAGCTCTCATTTACATCCAGCAGCCATTCATGACTATTTTGAGTACTTTCCTCATTGGACTTTCAACTGCAGGAGTGTTCCAACTGGCCATGACAATAATTACTGAATTCTTCCCAGCCAAAAAAGGGACGATTACATCATATGTAAACATTGCGGCAAGTTCTGCTTTTATCATCATTCCTTTCATTACAGGGATCATTTCTAAAAGCGCCGGTTTGACTGCAGTATTCTTATTTGACGTTGCCATTGCGATCATTAGCATTATCTTGGCAGTATTCGTTTCTTACAGATATAAAAAAGTAATTAAGGTTCCAGGCAATTAA
- the ptsG gene encoding glucose-specific PTS transporter subunit IIBC gives MFKKLFGVLQKIGKALMLPVAILPAAGILLAFGNALQNETLLDIAPFLASGGVEMVASVMENAGNIIFGNLPLLFAVGVAIGLAGGDGVAGLAAIIGFLIMNVTMGTVLGIDAVDIKNNGAMYTNVLGIPTLGTGVFGGIIVGVMAAFMYNKFYEIELPPYLGFFAGKRFVPIATAVSAVILGLLMILVWPTIQSGLNSFSENMLGANLTLGAFIFGVVERALIPFGLHHIFYSPFWYEFGSYVNSAGVEVKGDQRIFMEQIKDGVQNLTAGTFMTGKYPFMMFGLPAAALAIYHEARPERKKIVGGLMASAALTSFLTGITEPLEFAFLFVAPVLFGIHCVFAGLSFMTMHLLNVKIGMTFSGGLIDYVLFGLINPQTNAWIVIPVGLVFALIYYFGFRFAIRKFNLKTPGREVEEDEDAESAGSASTAGTLPGDILEAMGGKENISHLDACITRLRVSVNDIGNVDKNRLKKLGAAGVLEVGNNIQAIFGPRSETIKGQMKDIMDGKRPRKVEASPEKGVENQIEDIIPQPLRTEGATHHFVSPIKGELKPITEVPDAVFAGKMMGDGFAILPHEGLVVSPVDGTIVNLFPTKHAIGIVSDAGREILIHVGIDTVKLEGKGFEALVAQGDKVTSGQPLLKVDLEYVKNNAASIITPIVFTNLSEGESVKIEKAGTVDREEADVISIK, from the coding sequence ATGTTTAAAAAGTTGTTTGGTGTGTTGCAAAAAATCGGTAAAGCTTTGATGCTTCCTGTAGCCATATTACCGGCTGCCGGAATCTTGCTTGCGTTTGGTAATGCATTGCAAAATGAGACTTTGTTGGATATCGCCCCGTTCTTGGCGAGTGGCGGAGTTGAAATGGTCGCATCCGTCATGGAGAATGCCGGAAATATTATCTTTGGCAATCTTCCCTTGCTATTTGCTGTTGGGGTCGCGATTGGGTTAGCAGGCGGGGATGGCGTTGCCGGACTTGCTGCAATTATAGGATTTTTAATAATGAATGTAACGATGGGAACAGTTCTTGGAATTGATGCTGTCGATATTAAGAACAATGGTGCGATGTATACTAATGTTCTTGGAATCCCGACATTGGGAACAGGTGTTTTTGGCGGTATCATTGTCGGTGTCATGGCTGCTTTTATGTATAATAAATTTTATGAAATTGAACTTCCTCCATATTTAGGATTCTTTGCGGGTAAACGGTTCGTACCGATTGCGACAGCTGTAAGTGCAGTTATTCTTGGGCTGTTGATGATCTTGGTTTGGCCGACGATACAGTCTGGTCTAAATTCGTTTTCCGAAAACATGTTAGGTGCCAACTTAACACTTGGAGCATTTATATTCGGGGTAGTGGAACGTGCTTTAATCCCGTTTGGTTTGCATCATATCTTCTACTCTCCATTTTGGTATGAATTTGGCAGCTATGTCAATTCGGCTGGGGTAGAGGTTAAAGGTGACCAACGTATTTTCATGGAACAAATTAAAGATGGTGTTCAGAATTTAACTGCTGGTACCTTCATGACTGGTAAGTACCCATTCATGATGTTCGGTTTACCAGCTGCAGCTTTGGCCATTTATCATGAAGCTAGACCGGAACGCAAGAAAATTGTCGGTGGCTTGATGGCTTCTGCAGCTCTGACATCGTTCTTGACAGGTATTACGGAACCGCTTGAATTTGCATTCTTATTTGTTGCACCGGTACTTTTTGGTATCCACTGTGTGTTTGCCGGTCTTTCTTTCATGACGATGCATTTGCTTAATGTTAAGATCGGGATGACATTCTCGGGTGGATTGATTGACTACGTCCTGTTCGGTTTGATTAATCCGCAAACGAATGCTTGGATTGTCATTCCAGTTGGTTTAGTCTTTGCGCTTATCTATTACTTCGGTTTCAGGTTTGCCATCCGGAAATTCAACCTGAAAACTCCTGGTCGTGAAGTGGAAGAGGATGAAGACGCTGAATCTGCTGGATCTGCAAGTACAGCGGGTACCCTGCCTGGAGATATCCTTGAAGCCATGGGCGGAAAAGAGAATATCTCTCATTTAGACGCTTGTATCACCCGTCTTCGTGTATCCGTGAATGATATCGGCAACGTTGATAAAAATAGGTTGAAGAAACTCGGGGCTGCTGGAGTGCTGGAAGTGGGCAATAATATCCAAGCTATCTTCGGACCTCGTTCGGAAACGATCAAAGGACAAATGAAAGATATCATGGATGGGAAAAGGCCTCGTAAGGTTGAGGCGTCTCCGGAAAAAGGCGTCGAAAACCAAATCGAGGATATCATTCCGCAACCTTTACGGACAGAAGGGGCAACCCATCACTTTGTTTCACCTATCAAAGGGGAATTGAAGCCGATTACTGAAGTGCCGGATGCAGTCTTTGCCGGAAAAATGATGGGTGATGGGTTTGCCATCTTACCGCATGAAGGACTGGTCGTTTCTCCAGTGGATGGCACGATCGTTAATCTCTTCCCTACAAAACATGCAATTGGTATTGTCTCCGATGCTGGACGTGAAATCTTGATTCATGTCGGGATCGATACGGTTAAGCTGGAAGGCAAAGGCTTTGAAGCACTTGTCGCTCAAGGTGATAAGGTAACAAGCGGGCAGCCGTTGCTTAAAGTCGATTTAGAATATGTTAAAAACAATGCCGCCTCCATCATCACGCCAATCGTCTTTACGAACCTTTCCGAGGGGGAAAGCGTGAAGATTGAAAAGGCTGGTACTGTAGACAGGGAAGAAGCGGACGTCATTTCCATCAAATAA
- a CDS encoding MFS transporter, whose amino-acid sequence MKKYKAASGMYINYFLLGMVNIILASNMSSLTEQWNTDSTGISYLIAAIGVGRLLTYGLSGVLSDKFGRKPLIITSSFLMGVFLLGIPFSPTYEIAFVFALLAGVSNSAMDAGTYPALTEMFPESAGSASVMVKAFGSLGATILPFIILFLSNNHLFYGFAFLIPAAIYFVNLLLILSASFTKSKSDAASDEDDFERSRFITEPEFWREGLALIIIGFTSTALFTVSQIWLPSFGHEVAGMSHAGSIKLLSYYSVGSLVSVLLLSILLNKWIKPVTVILLYPMITLLTVITILTVHSPTVLSITSFFLGASTAGIFQLTIAIMTELFWRKKGTVTGIVATASSLASVILPIATGLIAKGGDISHIFFFDCFIATLGILAAAFVNYRYKKLTKHEMISSHG is encoded by the coding sequence ATGAAAAAGTATAAAGCGGCATCAGGCATGTACATTAACTATTTTCTACTAGGAATGGTAAATATAATCCTTGCCTCAAACATGTCCTCGCTAACCGAACAATGGAATACGGATTCCACAGGCATCAGTTATCTCATTGCCGCGATAGGGGTTGGGAGATTACTTACTTATGGGCTCTCGGGAGTGCTGTCAGATAAATTCGGCAGGAAGCCATTAATCATAACCTCTTCGTTCCTGATGGGAGTTTTTTTGCTTGGGATTCCGTTTTCCCCCACATACGAAATCGCGTTTGTGTTTGCGTTGCTTGCAGGGGTTTCCAACTCAGCCATGGATGCTGGTACCTATCCGGCGTTAACGGAAATGTTTCCTGAATCGGCTGGGTCAGCGAGTGTCATGGTAAAGGCTTTTGGCTCACTTGGTGCTACGATATTGCCATTCATCATCTTGTTTCTATCCAACAATCATTTATTTTATGGCTTTGCCTTTTTAATTCCTGCTGCGATCTATTTCGTTAACTTGCTTCTTATACTTTCAGCTTCCTTTACGAAAAGTAAATCGGATGCTGCCAGTGATGAAGATGATTTCGAAAGGAGCCGATTTATAACCGAGCCTGAATTCTGGAGGGAGGGCTTGGCCTTGATCATTATCGGCTTTACATCGACTGCTTTATTTACCGTTTCACAAATCTGGCTACCGAGTTTCGGTCACGAAGTCGCAGGAATGTCCCATGCAGGGTCGATAAAATTATTGAGTTATTATAGTGTAGGATCTCTCGTTTCCGTCTTGCTATTGTCCATATTATTAAACAAATGGATCAAGCCTGTGACAGTGATCTTACTTTACCCAATGATAACGTTACTTACAGTCATCACCATCTTAACGGTTCATTCACCTACCGTCCTAAGCATCACCTCATTTTTTCTTGGCGCCTCAACAGCGGGGATTTTTCAATTAACCATTGCCATAATGACTGAACTATTCTGGAGGAAAAAAGGAACCGTCACAGGTATCGTCGCAACAGCTTCCAGTTTGGCAAGCGTCATTCTGCCGATTGCAACAGGGTTAATTGCCAAGGGCGGGGATATATCACATATTTTTTTCTTCGATTGTTTTATTGCGACACTAGGAATCCTTGCTGCCGCCTTCGTTAATTATCGTTATAAAAAATTGACAAAGCATGAGATGATCAGCAGCCATGGGTAA
- a CDS encoding LacI family DNA-binding transcriptional regulator — protein sequence MKQSKKARVTLQQVAKHAGVSTSTASLIVRNNPRISDATRKKVLKSMQELGYVYDRVAANLRSQSSDTVGIIITDISNTFFSEFLIGVHDALDEVGYTVLLGTTFDSVTKQDHLLSTMLEHRVGGLILCPVSESTQETVERLNDIDTPMVLAVRELPGVNSDYVGINYPEGARIAVDHLIKKGHKRIALLGGIRESSTWIERMEGYSEALSSAGLEVDESLMIDSAPTREGGLEAVLKVLENPEPPTAIFCFSDLIAFGVMQGLRMKGYTPGKDMDIIGFDNVPVAEIYHPPLTTISSFPRRTGKEAANLLYQQMEQIKREQQRIILTPELIIRESS from the coding sequence ATGAAGCAATCCAAAAAAGCCCGAGTCACATTGCAACAGGTTGCGAAGCATGCAGGCGTGTCCACTTCCACCGCATCCCTTATCGTTCGTAATAATCCAAGGATATCCGATGCGACACGGAAAAAGGTTTTAAAATCAATGCAGGAATTGGGCTATGTATATGACAGAGTTGCCGCAAATCTACGGTCTCAAAGTTCTGATACTGTAGGGATTATTATTACTGACATTTCTAACACCTTTTTTTCAGAATTCTTGATCGGTGTTCACGACGCATTGGATGAAGTCGGTTATACGGTGTTACTGGGGACCACATTCGATTCGGTCACAAAGCAAGACCATCTCCTATCAACCATGCTGGAACATAGGGTCGGAGGATTGATTCTTTGTCCCGTCTCGGAAAGCACACAAGAAACAGTTGAGCGATTAAATGACATTGACACGCCAATGGTCCTTGCCGTTAGAGAATTGCCTGGAGTGAATAGCGATTATGTCGGGATCAATTATCCAGAAGGTGCCCGAATTGCCGTTGATCACCTTATTAAGAAGGGACATAAAAGAATTGCACTGCTTGGAGGGATCAGGGAATCTTCTACTTGGATCGAGAGAATGGAGGGGTATAGTGAAGCCCTTTCAAGTGCGGGTCTGGAAGTGGATGAATCGCTAATGATAGATAGTGCACCTACACGCGAGGGTGGACTGGAGGCTGTTTTGAAAGTGCTTGAAAATCCCGAACCTCCAACTGCCATTTTTTGCTTTAGCGATTTAATCGCCTTCGGTGTCATGCAAGGATTAAGGATGAAAGGATATACTCCTGGAAAAGATATGGATATCATAGGGTTCGATAATGTTCCAGTAGCAGAGATCTATCATCCTCCTTTAACGACCATTTCCTCATTTCCTAGACGTACGGGAAAAGAGGCAGCGAACCTTTTGTACCAGCAAATGGAACAAATTAAACGTGAGCAGCAGCGGATCATATTAACTCCCGAATTGATTATCAGGGAGTCTTCCTAA
- a CDS encoding shikimate kinase, whose protein sequence is MINKNTPLRMQSIVFIGFMGVGKTTIGQKVAQKLYRDFVDIDREIEKEFNMPTTEIFKEFGEKVFREKEKSMIESFSKQQLKIISVGGGAFLQEDIRNICLSNCIVFYLDLSWDYWKERIGLLIDSRPVLQSRTLEEIEELFYTRQEIYSYHHSKVNTNDLDVDEVADFIVDSLKVAWDIYEPLK, encoded by the coding sequence ATGATTAATAAAAACACACCTTTGAGGATGCAGAGTATCGTTTTTATCGGCTTTATGGGAGTTGGAAAAACAACGATCGGCCAAAAGGTTGCACAGAAGTTATATAGGGACTTTGTGGATATAGATCGGGAGATTGAAAAGGAATTCAATATGCCCACTACAGAAATTTTCAAGGAGTTTGGGGAAAAAGTTTTTCGCGAAAAAGAAAAAAGCATGATAGAAAGCTTTAGTAAACAACAACTGAAAATAATTTCCGTCGGCGGAGGGGCCTTTTTACAAGAGGATATAAGGAATATTTGTTTATCCAATTGCATTGTCTTTTACCTCGATTTATCTTGGGACTATTGGAAAGAGAGAATTGGATTGCTGATTGATAGCAGACCGGTTCTACAAAGCCGCACCCTCGAAGAAATCGAAGAACTTTTTTACACCAGGCAGGAAATATACTCCTATCATCACTCAAAAGTGAATACGAATGACCTTGATGTAGACGAAGTGGCTGATTTTATAGTCGATTCGCTAAAAGTGGCCTGGGATATTTATGAACCGCTAAAGTAA
- the aroE gene encoding shikimate dehydrogenase — MENLARINGKTELVGLLATPIGHSLSPAMHNMAFDQLGLNCAYLAFEVGNEKLEDAVKGMRALNVKGFNVSMPNKMKILPYLDELADSAKFSGAVNTVVNVDGKFVGHSTDGMGYTRNLKEHGIDIKGKKMTLIGSGGAATPIAIQSALEGIAEISIFARDDAFFPQAEENVRIINEDMKYLNVKANVYPLENVEQLRAEILSSDILANGTGVGMKPLEGLSVIQDESMLRPDLIVTDVVYIPRKSKLMEQAEAAGATAINGLGMMLWQGALAFELWTGQQMPVEYIKEQLFAE; from the coding sequence ATGGAAAATCTAGCACGAATTAACGGGAAAACGGAATTAGTCGGTTTACTTGCAACGCCTATCGGACATTCTTTATCACCTGCCATGCATAATATGGCTTTTGATCAATTGGGATTGAATTGCGCTTATTTAGCTTTTGAGGTAGGAAATGAAAAGCTTGAAGATGCTGTGAAAGGAATGCGCGCGTTAAACGTAAAAGGGTTTAACGTTTCCATGCCGAACAAAATGAAAATCCTTCCATATCTTGATGAATTGGCAGACAGCGCCAAATTCTCAGGAGCTGTTAATACGGTTGTCAATGTTGATGGGAAATTCGTCGGTCACAGCACTGATGGAATGGGTTATACCCGTAACCTGAAAGAACATGGTATAGACATTAAAGGAAAGAAAATGACGCTTATCGGTTCGGGCGGGGCTGCCACTCCTATTGCGATTCAATCTGCATTGGAAGGCATAGCTGAAATCAGCATTTTTGCTCGTGATGATGCATTCTTCCCGCAAGCAGAGGAGAATGTACGTATCATCAATGAGGATATGAAGTATTTAAACGTGAAAGCTAACGTATATCCTCTTGAAAATGTTGAACAATTAAGGGCTGAAATATTAAGTAGTGATATTTTGGCAAATGGTACGGGCGTTGGTATGAAACCACTTGAAGGGTTAAGCGTGATTCAAGATGAATCCATGTTACGTCCTGATCTAATCGTAACCGACGTTGTATACATCCCGCGTAAATCGAAATTGATGGAACAAGCTGAAGCTGCTGGCGCTACTGCCATTAATGGCCTCGGAATGATGCTTTGGCAGGGTGCATTGGCCTTTGAACTATGGACAGGACAACAGATGCCAGTCGAATATATCAAAGAGCAATTGTTTGCAGAATAA